The Caulifigura coniformis genome includes a region encoding these proteins:
- a CDS encoding phage tail tape measure protein has protein sequence MEEIKQVLGFEVGTALKNISDLGGAVSNLSGRLNRFGTSVDRFNSRFGATSSAMTSTGNAAGQLDSRLGRLTTSAELLSRIVYTQLVIKGLRLTEKAMTDAASEAARLQIELAKVSTVADGMFTGLPDIGAAVRQQSAALGIDQLEIAGGLYQALQNQIGGSKAELLDFNRVASQFAVGTVTSQNNAIELLSGTLNAYGLDVSRAEELASKFNKTIEIGNIEGSQLATVFGRVSTRGSELGVTFEELNGLFATLTIRGVKASEAATQISGVLSAFTKPSEAMKRALDQLNAPSGEFLIRSVGLSEALKQVRDTTDGSSSSLAKLFPNVRALNGASIAARDNLELLNRNIAAVRDTALSLNKERFETIFQTDAKNLENELNKARIELTKFGEELLHVTAEGLKFVGGMDGIISVSKNAAPAIAAVAAATAVYVANTRLAVLQGTALAGVLTKLSQIGLGLGVASSIGNFLGSSLDSSRLENLRKLEAANNQLVSKFVQGEQTRLTEARTTDAAIVQSSLNASRQQIADFNRTTDELIAGEKRLVSVATDQLNRFIGTRESLVRELETSAKDSAKAIEDSQARVRSLTQTKADRQFDASLRDAADPERISRTLSQATSEARKAASALGKAQTDQQISEALRLFDSAERRAESARALAQQTGNRGAENSALSTINRLTDQRIAAEKQLQKIQESRANTLTAEAAKQRQILDSVKANAKELLDNPPTVGLDPQQQAQRAANRQKALGNILKAGFSSSDLKLTDALGLTQLAADMERQPLPISFNIEGAVNQLTAGVQTALNNFKFNAKFDVTGLERALGTTFRSPDEAAAGLSQAVTEADALRTKLSGIEQQRASALTGVKAEVQELLKSTDSFANWLSRSLTVAQPDAQKALALMDQFKAKANSLLDSPNVSVDQVRQLFTSVEQLATLQNKISGPVFGNGAGLNPDIDVLSRATDKLLQVARLPTADPAQSARLEELNRLIQGSNSAATNIETALTRGATALTNAATRIESALTKPINRAFGGLAYHAGGGLARGSDTVPAMLTRGETVMTKSATQRFFSDFQRMNAGMQPQYRNAGGTVTNVGDISINVNESKTPQQTGREIARTLQREFRKGTIQRF, from the coding sequence ATGGAAGAAATCAAACAGGTTCTCGGCTTTGAAGTCGGAACCGCCCTGAAGAACATCAGTGACCTTGGCGGCGCTGTCTCCAATCTCTCGGGACGCCTGAACCGCTTCGGAACGTCCGTTGATCGGTTCAACTCCCGCTTCGGCGCGACCAGCAGCGCAATGACAAGCACCGGCAATGCGGCCGGCCAACTCGACAGCCGGCTCGGTCGTCTGACCACGTCGGCGGAACTTCTGTCGCGGATCGTCTACACGCAATTGGTCATCAAAGGCTTGCGCCTGACCGAAAAGGCGATGACTGACGCTGCCAGCGAGGCCGCCCGATTGCAAATCGAGCTTGCCAAGGTGTCGACAGTCGCGGACGGGATGTTCACCGGCCTGCCGGACATTGGTGCGGCCGTTCGTCAGCAGTCGGCGGCGCTGGGCATCGACCAACTGGAGATCGCGGGCGGCCTGTATCAGGCGCTTCAGAATCAGATTGGCGGGAGCAAGGCCGAACTCCTGGACTTCAACCGGGTCGCGAGCCAGTTCGCAGTCGGCACGGTCACCAGCCAGAACAACGCCATCGAACTGCTGTCGGGAACGCTCAACGCTTATGGACTGGATGTGAGCCGTGCCGAAGAACTGGCGTCGAAGTTCAACAAGACGATCGAAATCGGCAACATCGAAGGCAGCCAGCTTGCGACTGTCTTCGGTCGCGTGTCGACGCGCGGGTCTGAACTTGGCGTCACGTTCGAAGAACTCAACGGCCTGTTCGCCACGTTGACCATCCGCGGTGTGAAGGCCAGTGAGGCCGCGACGCAAATCAGCGGCGTCCTGTCGGCCTTCACGAAGCCGTCTGAGGCGATGAAACGCGCCCTGGATCAACTGAACGCGCCGTCCGGCGAATTCCTCATCCGTTCTGTCGGCCTGTCGGAAGCACTCAAGCAAGTGCGGGACACGACGGACGGGTCATCGTCGTCACTCGCGAAGCTGTTCCCGAATGTCCGCGCCCTGAACGGTGCGAGCATTGCCGCACGGGACAACCTGGAGTTGCTGAACCGGAACATCGCGGCCGTTCGTGACACGGCTCTGAGCCTGAACAAGGAACGCTTTGAAACGATCTTCCAGACGGATGCCAAGAATCTCGAAAACGAGTTGAACAAGGCTCGAATCGAACTCACGAAGTTCGGTGAAGAGCTTCTTCACGTCACCGCGGAAGGGCTCAAGTTCGTCGGCGGGATGGACGGCATCATTTCAGTGTCGAAGAACGCTGCGCCGGCCATTGCGGCCGTGGCCGCTGCGACTGCTGTCTACGTCGCCAATACGCGGCTGGCCGTCCTTCAGGGGACTGCCCTGGCTGGAGTGCTCACTAAACTGTCGCAGATTGGCCTTGGTCTGGGAGTCGCCAGCAGCATCGGCAACTTTCTCGGATCGTCGCTTGATTCGTCTCGCCTGGAGAACCTGCGAAAGCTGGAAGCCGCGAATAACCAGCTTGTCAGCAAGTTCGTCCAAGGCGAACAGACACGGCTGACGGAAGCCCGGACCACTGACGCCGCCATCGTTCAGAGTTCGCTGAACGCGAGCCGTCAGCAGATTGCCGACTTCAACCGCACAACCGACGAACTGATCGCAGGTGAGAAAAGATTGGTCTCGGTCGCGACCGATCAACTGAACCGGTTCATCGGCACGCGGGAATCGCTCGTTCGCGAGTTGGAAACGTCCGCGAAGGACTCGGCAAAGGCAATTGAGGATTCGCAGGCGCGTGTCCGGTCCCTGACTCAGACCAAAGCTGACCGTCAGTTCGATGCGTCCCTGCGGGATGCGGCCGACCCCGAACGGATCAGTCGGACACTGTCGCAGGCGACGTCTGAAGCCCGGAAGGCCGCTTCCGCTCTCGGCAAAGCGCAGACCGATCAACAAATCAGCGAAGCGCTGCGGTTGTTCGATTCGGCGGAGCGCCGGGCCGAATCGGCCCGCGCCCTGGCTCAGCAGACCGGCAACCGTGGGGCGGAGAACTCCGCCCTTTCGACGATCAATCGTCTGACCGATCAGCGCATTGCGGCAGAGAAGCAACTCCAGAAGATTCAGGAGTCGCGAGCCAACACGCTGACCGCCGAAGCGGCCAAGCAACGGCAGATTCTCGACAGCGTGAAGGCCAATGCGAAAGAACTCCTGGACAACCCGCCAACTGTCGGCCTTGATCCGCAACAACAGGCACAGCGGGCGGCCAACCGTCAGAAGGCACTCGGCAACATCCTGAAGGCCGGCTTCAGCTCCAGCGACCTGAAGCTGACGGACGCGCTCGGTTTGACTCAGCTTGCCGCCGACATGGAACGGCAGCCGCTTCCGATCAGCTTCAACATCGAAGGGGCCGTAAACCAACTCACGGCCGGCGTCCAGACCGCGCTGAACAACTTCAAGTTCAACGCGAAGTTCGACGTGACCGGCCTGGAGCGGGCTCTTGGCACAACCTTCAGGTCACCGGATGAGGCCGCGGCCGGCCTGTCGCAGGCCGTAACCGAAGCCGATGCGCTGCGCACGAAACTGTCCGGCATCGAACAGCAGCGGGCGTCAGCACTGACCGGGGTGAAGGCCGAAGTTCAGGAACTCCTGAAGTCGACGGACAGTTTCGCGAACTGGTTGAGCCGATCGCTGACCGTGGCGCAGCCGGACGCCCAAAAGGCGCTGGCATTGATGGATCAGTTCAAAGCGAAAGCCAATTCGCTCCTGGACTCGCCCAATGTCAGCGTCGACCAAGTCAGGCAGTTGTTCACGTCCGTTGAACAGCTTGCCACGCTTCAGAACAAGATCAGCGGCCCCGTTTTTGGAAACGGAGCCGGGTTGAACCCCGACATCGACGTTCTTTCGCGAGCGACGGACAAGTTGTTGCAGGTCGCACGCCTGCCAACTGCTGATCCGGCGCAGTCGGCCCGCCTGGAGGAATTGAACCGGCTGATTCAGGGGAGCAACAGCGCCGCCACGAACATCGAAACGGCGCTGACTCGCGGCGCAACGGCGCTGACGAATGCGGCCACCCGAATCGAGTCGGCGTTGACAAAGCCCATCAACCGGGCGTTCGGCGGACTGGCTTACCACGCGGGCGGAGGACTGGCCCGCGGATCAGACACGGTTCCCGCCATGCTTACACGTGGCGAAACCGTGATGACCAAGAGTGCCACGCAACGGTTCTTCAGCGACTTCCAGCGAATGAACGCCGGGATGCAGCCTCAGTATCGGAATGCTGGCGGCACGGTCACCAACGTCGGCGACATCAGCATCAACGTGAATGAGTCGAAGACGCCCCAACAGACGGGCCGGGAAATTGCCCGGACGTTGCAGCGCGAGTTCCGTAAGGGAACGATCCAACGGTTTTGA